In Syngnathus typhle isolate RoL2023-S1 ecotype Sweden linkage group LG14, RoL_Styp_1.0, whole genome shotgun sequence, one genomic interval encodes:
- the osbpl9 gene encoding oxysterol-binding protein-related protein 9 isoform X9, which produces MAFLHVPLRCTLAGGKSRAAPRHTSTEPHNKIRARVSSAKEAQTEFVPSVQDFDRKLAEADAYLQILIDQLKLFDEKIKDCKEDESRRKIESLKETTCSMVESIKHCIVLLQIAKDQSNEQQHANGLISTINPVDGIYQPPLDTPVANTTMPTQTTLPTDASQVCKSDQRPSTLPVGPVVTVMGSLQTPTPNSTGSGPSGPNSGVTSPSLIPLPSHSVPDFSYSSSEDEFYDADEFYQSTTSPKHCLKRPDALSPSGPPAASSLHNEETALKRPDTTESLNSTMSNGTTEPDPFDSHDDRDDDGEGESVEEHKSVIMHLLSQVRLGMDLTKVVLPTFILERRSLLEMYADFFAHPDLFVSIAEQADPRERMVHVVKWYLSAFHAGRKGSVAKKPYNPILGEVFFCHWDLPCKTEEPSAPVTSSPSPAPVQDTLSDGPVPWSSPNNVSFVAEQVSHHPPISAFYAECLSKKIQFNAHIWTKSKFLGMSIGVYNIGQGCVSCLEHDEHYILNFPNGYGRSILTVPWVELGGECNISCSKSGYSANIVFHTKPFYGGKKHRITAEIFAPNDKKSFCSIEGEWNGVMFAKWPTGENTPFIDTKRMGIMKKKVRKLEEQLPYESRRLWRDVTLNLKLKDIDAATEAKHRLEEKQRVEARERKENEQQWETRLFHEDGECWVYDEPLLKRLASPRP; this is translated from the exons ATGGCTTTTCTACACGTCCCCTTAAGATGCACTTTAGCAGGAGGAAAAAGCCGTGCAGCTCCACGACACACCAGCACTGAACCTCACAACAAAATCAGAGCACGCGTATCGTCCGCAAAG GAGGCACAGACAGAATTTGTACCAAGCGTCCAAGACTTTGACAGAAAACTTGCTGAAGCTGATGCCTATCTACAGATTCTGATCGACCAGTTAAAG CTTTTTGATGAGAAGATCAAGGACTGCAAAGAGGATGAATCTCGCAGG aaaattgaaagtttgaagGAGACTACTTGT agTATGGTAGAGTCCATCAAGCACTGTATTGTTCTACTGCAAATTGCCAAG GACCAAAGTAACGAACAGCAACACGCAAACGGACTAATA AGCACCATCAACCCCGTGGATGGGATCTACCAGCCGCCTCTGGACACTCCTGTAGCCAACACCACGATGCCAACACAGACCACTCTCCCCACAG ATGCTTCTCAGGTGTGTAAATCAGACCAGCGACCTTCTACGTTACCTGTTGGTCCTGTAGTCACTGTGATGGGCAGTTTGCAGACCCCTACACCCAATAGCACAG GGAGCGGCCCCTCAGGCCCCAACAGCGGCGTCACCTCTCCATCGCTCATCCCCCTCCCCTCACACTCGGTGCCGGACTTCTCGTATTCCTCCAGCGAGGATGAGTTTTACGACGCGGACGAGTTCTACCAGAGCACCACTTCCCCCAAACACTGTTTGAAG CGTCCCGATGCCCTCAGTCCCTCAGGACCCCCGGCTGCCTCGTCCCTTCATAATGAAGAAACAGCATTGAAGAGACCAGACACAACAGAATCCCTCAACTCGACTATGTCAAACGGGACCACAGAACCAG ATCCGTTCGACAGCCACGACGACCGCGACGATGATGGGGAGGGCGAGTCGGTAGAGGAGCACAAAAGCGTCATCATGCACCTGCTCTCACAAGTCCGTCTAGGGATGGATCTCACCAAG GTGGTCCTGCCTACCTTCATCCTAGAAAGGAGATCTTTGTTAGAAATGTATGCTGACTTCTTTGCACATCCAGACTTATTTGTCAG TATCGCCGAGCAGGCGGATCCCCGTGAGCGCATGGTTCACGTGGTCAAATGGTACCTGTCCGCTTTCCACGCGGGCAGGAAAGGctcagtggccaagaagccttACAACCCCATCCTTGGAGAGGTCTTCTTCTGTCACTGGGATCTGCCTTGCAAAACTGAGGAGCCCTCCGCCCCTGTG AcatcttctccttctcctgctCCTGTGCAGGACACACTATCAGATGGTCCAGTTCCATGGTCTTCACCCAACAATGTGTCTTTTGTGGCAGAGCAGGTCTCTCATCACCCACCCA TTTCTGCATTCTACGCAGAATGTTTAAGTAAGAAGATCCAGTTCAATGCTCACATCTGGACCAAGTCTAAGTTCCTCGGCATGTCCATCGGGGTTTATAATATTGGACAAG GCTGCGTTTCCTGTTTAGAACACGATGAACATTACATCCTCAACTTCCCCAACGGATACGGCAG GTCCATTTTGACCGTGCCCTGGGTTGAGCTGGGCGGCGAGTGCAACATCTCGTGCTCCAAATCAGGCTACAGCGCCAACATCGTGTTCCACACCAAACCCTTCTACGGCGGCAAGAAGCATCGAATCACGGCAGAGATTtt TGCACCGAATGATAAGAAATCTTTCTGCTCCATTGAAGGCGAATGGAACGGAGTGATGTTTGCCAAGTGGCCCACAGGA GAGAACACACCATTCATTGACACTAAGAGAATGGGCATCATGAAGAAGAAAGTCAGGAAGCTGGAAGAGCAGCTACCATATGAGTCTCGAAG ACTTTGGAGAGACGTGACCCTCAACCTGAAGCTCAAAGACATCGACGCCGCCACGGAAGCCAAACATCGGCTGGAGGAGAAGCAGAGAGTGGAAGCCAGGGAGAGGAAAGAGAACGAGCAACAGTGGGAGACCAGG ctATTCCACGAGGACGGCGAGTGCTGGGTGTACGACGAGCCGCTATTAAAGAGACTAGCGTCTCCTCGACCCTGA
- the osbpl9 gene encoding oxysterol-binding protein-related protein 9 isoform X10 gives MSIGGRNTEAQTEFVPSVQDFDRKLAEADAYLQILIDQLKLFDEKIKDCKEDESRRKIESLKETTCSMVESIKHCIVLLQIAKDQSNEQQHANGLISTINPVDGIYQPPLDTPVANTTMPTQTTLPTDASQVCKSDQRPSTLPVGPVVTVMGSLQTPTPNSTGSGPSGPNSGVTSPSLIPLPSHSVPDFSYSSSEDEFYDADEFYQSTTSPKHCLKRPDALSPSGPPAASSLHNEETALKRPDTTESLNSTMSNGTTEPDPFDSHDDRDDDGEGESVEEHKSVIMHLLSQVRLGMDLTKVVLPTFILERRSLLEMYADFFAHPDLFVSIAEQADPRERMVHVVKWYLSAFHAGRKGSVAKKPYNPILGEVFFCHWDLPCKTEEPSAPVTSSPSPAPVQDTLSDGPVPWSSPNNVSFVAEQVSHHPPISAFYAECLSKKIQFNAHIWTKSKFLGMSIGVYNIGQGCVSCLEHDEHYILNFPNGYGRSILTVPWVELGGECNISCSKSGYSANIVFHTKPFYGGKKHRITAEIFAPNDKKSFCSIEGEWNGVMFAKWPTGENTPFIDTKRMGIMKKKVRKLEEQLPYESRRLWRDVTLNLKLKDIDAATEAKHRLEEKQRVEARERKENEQQWETRLFHEDGECWVYDEPLLKRLASPRP, from the exons ATGTCTATTGGAGGGCGGAATACT GAGGCACAGACAGAATTTGTACCAAGCGTCCAAGACTTTGACAGAAAACTTGCTGAAGCTGATGCCTATCTACAGATTCTGATCGACCAGTTAAAG CTTTTTGATGAGAAGATCAAGGACTGCAAAGAGGATGAATCTCGCAGG aaaattgaaagtttgaagGAGACTACTTGT agTATGGTAGAGTCCATCAAGCACTGTATTGTTCTACTGCAAATTGCCAAG GACCAAAGTAACGAACAGCAACACGCAAACGGACTAATA AGCACCATCAACCCCGTGGATGGGATCTACCAGCCGCCTCTGGACACTCCTGTAGCCAACACCACGATGCCAACACAGACCACTCTCCCCACAG ATGCTTCTCAGGTGTGTAAATCAGACCAGCGACCTTCTACGTTACCTGTTGGTCCTGTAGTCACTGTGATGGGCAGTTTGCAGACCCCTACACCCAATAGCACAG GGAGCGGCCCCTCAGGCCCCAACAGCGGCGTCACCTCTCCATCGCTCATCCCCCTCCCCTCACACTCGGTGCCGGACTTCTCGTATTCCTCCAGCGAGGATGAGTTTTACGACGCGGACGAGTTCTACCAGAGCACCACTTCCCCCAAACACTGTTTGAAG CGTCCCGATGCCCTCAGTCCCTCAGGACCCCCGGCTGCCTCGTCCCTTCATAATGAAGAAACAGCATTGAAGAGACCAGACACAACAGAATCCCTCAACTCGACTATGTCAAACGGGACCACAGAACCAG ATCCGTTCGACAGCCACGACGACCGCGACGATGATGGGGAGGGCGAGTCGGTAGAGGAGCACAAAAGCGTCATCATGCACCTGCTCTCACAAGTCCGTCTAGGGATGGATCTCACCAAG GTGGTCCTGCCTACCTTCATCCTAGAAAGGAGATCTTTGTTAGAAATGTATGCTGACTTCTTTGCACATCCAGACTTATTTGTCAG TATCGCCGAGCAGGCGGATCCCCGTGAGCGCATGGTTCACGTGGTCAAATGGTACCTGTCCGCTTTCCACGCGGGCAGGAAAGGctcagtggccaagaagccttACAACCCCATCCTTGGAGAGGTCTTCTTCTGTCACTGGGATCTGCCTTGCAAAACTGAGGAGCCCTCCGCCCCTGTG AcatcttctccttctcctgctCCTGTGCAGGACACACTATCAGATGGTCCAGTTCCATGGTCTTCACCCAACAATGTGTCTTTTGTGGCAGAGCAGGTCTCTCATCACCCACCCA TTTCTGCATTCTACGCAGAATGTTTAAGTAAGAAGATCCAGTTCAATGCTCACATCTGGACCAAGTCTAAGTTCCTCGGCATGTCCATCGGGGTTTATAATATTGGACAAG GCTGCGTTTCCTGTTTAGAACACGATGAACATTACATCCTCAACTTCCCCAACGGATACGGCAG GTCCATTTTGACCGTGCCCTGGGTTGAGCTGGGCGGCGAGTGCAACATCTCGTGCTCCAAATCAGGCTACAGCGCCAACATCGTGTTCCACACCAAACCCTTCTACGGCGGCAAGAAGCATCGAATCACGGCAGAGATTtt TGCACCGAATGATAAGAAATCTTTCTGCTCCATTGAAGGCGAATGGAACGGAGTGATGTTTGCCAAGTGGCCCACAGGA GAGAACACACCATTCATTGACACTAAGAGAATGGGCATCATGAAGAAGAAAGTCAGGAAGCTGGAAGAGCAGCTACCATATGAGTCTCGAAG ACTTTGGAGAGACGTGACCCTCAACCTGAAGCTCAAAGACATCGACGCCGCCACGGAAGCCAAACATCGGCTGGAGGAGAAGCAGAGAGTGGAAGCCAGGGAGAGGAAAGAGAACGAGCAACAGTGGGAGACCAGG ctATTCCACGAGGACGGCGAGTGCTGGGTGTACGACGAGCCGCTATTAAAGAGACTAGCGTCTCCTCGACCCTGA